From the Deltaproteobacteria bacterium genome, one window contains:
- a CDS encoding KH domain-containing protein, translating into MTLRELVEVMAKALVDKPDEVVVTEIEGEHTSVIELKVAKDDLGKIIGKEGRTARSLRTILGATSTKLRKRTVLEIIE; encoded by the coding sequence ATGACTCTTCGAGAACTCGTAGAAGTGATGGCGAAGGCCTTGGTCGATAAACCAGATGAAGTGGTGGTCACTGAAATAGAAGGGGAACACACGAGTGTGATTGAGTTGAAAGTGGCCAAAGACGATTTAGGTAAAATTATTGGAAAAGAAGGGCGTACTGCGCGTTCCCTGCGCACTATCCTGGGGGCTACTTCCACCAAGTTGCGTAAGAGAACCGTTCTTGAAATTATTGAGTAA
- the rpsP gene encoding 30S ribosomal protein S16 gives MAVRIRLARHGAKKKPYYRIVVADKECPRDGRYLEVLGTYDPAKKDQKVSLKEERLQYWMGVGAQPSETVGQLIKVGRKTAAQSAVVSTK, from the coding sequence ATGGCAGTTCGAATTCGCCTTGCGAGGCATGGAGCTAAGAAAAAACCCTATTACCGAATTGTGGTGGCAGACAAGGAATGTCCTCGTGATGGCCGTTATCTGGAGGTTCTGGGGACTTACGATCCTGCAAAAAAAGATCAAAAAGTAAGTTTGAAAGAAGAAAGACTGCAATACTGGATGGGTGTGGGCGCGCAGCCTTCTGAAACCGTGGGCCAGCTTATAAAAGTGGGTCGGAAAACAGCCGCTCAGTCCGCAGTGGTTTCTACTAAATAG
- a CDS encoding ATP-binding protein has translation MLPKRSLFQLLEERHFPHHKMAFLVGPRQAGKTFLAKALLKEHSCSPLYYNWDDAYQKKKLLKDAYSFEKDFPSAKQPLVVFDEIHKYSRWKNFLKGVYDRFYPEVDFLITGSGRLDVYKKGSDSLFGRFFIYHLLPLSVGELLENGLTPLSKQFQNFEENKKARILYENLWNYSGFPDPYLKKDEAYYQQWENLRRELVLRQDVRDLSSVKELGMMEHLFHLLPERVGSPLSINSLTQDIETTFKTIQNWIHILERVYYLFCISPYSKKMARAIKKEKKVFLWNWRELEDEGKRFENLVAVHLKKFVSLYNDFGLAKLSLHYLRDKNKREVDFILLKNEKPWVLIEAKLSDQAVSKDLLYYSDLLKPEHVFQIVSTPNVYFKKTTETQKAWVMSADRFLAGLV, from the coding sequence ATGCTCCCCAAACGCTCACTTTTTCAATTGTTGGAAGAAAGACACTTCCCTCACCACAAAATGGCCTTTCTCGTGGGGCCACGGCAGGCAGGAAAAACCTTTCTGGCAAAGGCACTTCTTAAAGAGCATTCCTGTTCTCCCCTTTATTACAATTGGGACGATGCCTATCAAAAAAAGAAGTTATTGAAAGATGCCTATTCTTTCGAAAAAGATTTTCCCTCTGCAAAACAACCTTTAGTCGTTTTTGATGAAATTCATAAGTATTCTCGCTGGAAAAATTTTTTAAAGGGAGTTTACGATCGATTTTATCCGGAAGTGGATTTTTTAATCACCGGCAGCGGCCGCTTGGACGTCTATAAAAAAGGCTCAGACAGTTTATTTGGACGCTTTTTCATTTATCACCTTCTTCCCTTAAGCGTAGGCGAACTGCTGGAGAATGGCCTCACTCCCCTTTCAAAACAGTTTCAAAATTTTGAGGAAAATAAAAAAGCCCGAATTCTCTATGAAAACTTATGGAACTACTCCGGTTTTCCAGATCCTTATCTCAAAAAAGATGAGGCCTATTACCAGCAATGGGAAAACCTGCGAAGAGAGCTGGTCCTCCGACAAGACGTACGGGATTTAAGCAGTGTAAAAGAGTTGGGCATGATGGAACATTTATTTCATCTATTACCCGAACGAGTGGGCTCGCCCCTTTCCATCAACTCCCTCACTCAGGATATTGAAACCACTTTTAAAACGATTCAAAATTGGATCCACATTTTGGAGCGGGTTTATTATCTTTTTTGCATTTCGCCTTATTCGAAAAAAATGGCCAGGGCGATCAAGAAAGAAAAGAAGGTTTTTTTATGGAATTGGAGAGAACTAGAAGACGAAGGAAAAAGGTTCGAAAACCTGGTTGCAGTTCATCTCAAAAAATTCGTCTCCCTCTATAATGATTTTGGTCTGGCAAAACTTTCACTTCATTACTTACGAGATAAAAATAAGCGGGAAGTGGATTTCATCCTTCTAAAAAATGAAAAACCCTGGGTATTGATTGAAGCCAAACTGAGTGATCAAGCGGTTTCCAAAGACCTGCTTTATTATTCTGATCTGTTGAAGCCTGAGCATGTGTTTCAAATTGTTTCTACTCCAAATGTGTATTTCAAAAAGACCACGGAGACTCAAAAAGCTTGGGTGATGAGTGCCGATCGGTTTTTGGCGGGTCTGGTTTGA
- a CDS encoding SUMF1/EgtB/PvdO family nonheme iron enzyme, translated as MVTINRTTQALTLVINSADLAVHQGAEASVSANAVPEFSPLSPILGALRRAKHSLFSSLYSSVGSGLCARPALEFFDQEICTQSFALQLGIAVAAGIPAGFAGRAAGQGLIAFVGNNALGRVAAFCIRIPVTHLVNQYLSGNIQAYLSHQSYSSNSFSAQDLLSMGNLGAAEVLGHALGGSTGSFILGRLIGGATNCVATGLEIFAGHQINKVSRQILHRNVFEAVEQREVWRDALNWRELIKNSVTDAAFCVGHGMFAVGSHLLRRVGPPCPTANGDGRPQRAAPTVESPSCQDFIEFAGRIPEIWHQTQLQTLMLAMGAVGEGGIGPRTRGTREDLSVYQGDLADLQRRLATTRRGDERREVEKLITETEAKIAELERVLGVNALAKAHPLSQLMSFVRILGGRFRMGEEGPDAYLDKRPVQELSLPDFGMTETVVTNAAFELYQREMSKTPYALIATEKGNPFCWVVGRFETEEDAQAYFNEVIKGEAVTVEAALQAIIECCGNDDQARAFFSNRQFDLNRYDQGNPTEYPNGLRIERVVPTVRKIANPVLPVNRPNQPAHVSWVGALGFCDWAGRILTGQPGRLPSAAEAEFVRRGGVDPQTKQCRNFKYGTSDGQAPNAENADFNRRWEDGPLEVDAVPPGPLGVRINGVLEWCNGWYRTRLEGLAKTTAGFRNPVIINGSIKRELRGFTWDFKRAENALAARRDSRSPNLGARDTGFRVVVAPRD; from the coding sequence ATGGTTACAATCAACAGAACTACGCAAGCATTAACATTGGTTATAAATAGCGCTGATCTAGCCGTACATCAAGGCGCTGAAGCCTCTGTATCCGCAAATGCTGTCCCTGAATTTTCTCCTTTGAGCCCAATCTTGGGCGCCTTGCGCCGAGCCAAACATTCCCTGTTTTCCTCTCTGTATTCTTCCGTAGGATCGGGTCTCTGTGCCCGACCGGCATTGGAGTTTTTCGATCAGGAAATCTGTACCCAATCTTTTGCTCTACAGCTGGGGATAGCGGTGGCTGCCGGAATCCCCGCCGGCTTCGCAGGAAGGGCTGCCGGCCAAGGTCTGATTGCCTTTGTCGGCAATAACGCACTCGGTAGAGTGGCCGCATTCTGTATTCGTATTCCCGTCACGCACCTGGTGAATCAATATCTTTCCGGAAACATCCAGGCCTATTTGTCCCATCAGTCCTATTCGTCCAACTCATTTTCGGCCCAAGATTTACTCAGCATGGGTAACCTGGGAGCCGCGGAGGTGCTGGGCCATGCGCTGGGCGGAAGCACAGGTAGCTTTATTTTAGGAAGATTGATCGGTGGGGCGACGAATTGTGTGGCAACAGGACTAGAGATCTTCGCGGGGCATCAAATCAATAAAGTCTCACGCCAGATTTTACATCGCAATGTATTTGAAGCCGTGGAGCAAAGAGAAGTTTGGAGAGATGCCTTGAACTGGCGAGAGCTGATCAAAAATAGTGTAACGGATGCGGCTTTTTGTGTGGGGCATGGGATGTTTGCAGTTGGAAGTCATCTTCTTCGTAGGGTTGGGCCTCCGTGCCCGACCGCAAATGGTGACGGGCGGCCACAGAGGGCCGCCCCTACGGTAGAATCCCCCAGCTGCCAAGACTTCATCGAGTTTGCAGGCCGAATCCCAGAGATTTGGCATCAAACACAGCTGCAAACCTTGATGCTGGCGATGGGAGCGGTGGGGGAGGGGGGAATTGGTCCGAGAACACGAGGAACACGAGAGGACCTTTCGGTTTATCAAGGAGATCTTGCTGATTTGCAAAGACGCCTGGCAACAACCAGAAGAGGGGATGAACGGCGAGAGGTGGAGAAATTGATTACTGAGACAGAGGCCAAAATTGCAGAGCTGGAAAGGGTGCTCGGTGTAAACGCGCTTGCCAAGGCGCATCCTCTTTCACAACTAATGAGCTTCGTTCGAATTCTCGGGGGTAGATTTAGAATGGGCGAAGAAGGCCCTGATGCTTATTTAGATAAACGCCCTGTTCAAGAGCTTAGTCTGCCTGATTTTGGTATGACTGAAACCGTGGTGACGAATGCGGCCTTTGAGCTTTATCAAAGAGAGATGTCAAAAACACCTTACGCGCTTATTGCCACAGAAAAAGGAAATCCCTTTTGTTGGGTCGTGGGTCGTTTTGAAACAGAAGAGGATGCCCAGGCTTATTTTAATGAAGTCATTAAGGGGGAAGCTGTCACTGTAGAAGCGGCTTTGCAGGCAATTATCGAATGTTGTGGAAATGATGACCAGGCCCGGGCATTTTTTTCAAACAGGCAATTCGATCTCAATCGATATGATCAAGGGAATCCCACTGAATATCCCAATGGATTACGCATCGAACGAGTCGTGCCAACAGTTAGAAAAATAGCCAACCCAGTCCTCCCAGTAAACAGACCCAACCAACCCGCTCATGTAAGCTGGGTAGGGGCCTTGGGCTTTTGTGATTGGGCGGGAAGAATACTCACGGGGCAGCCGGGCCGCCTACCCAGCGCCGCAGAGGCTGAGTTTGTAAGGAGAGGGGGAGTTGATCCTCAAACGAAACAATGCCGCAATTTTAAATATGGGACCAGTGATGGACAAGCACCGAATGCAGAGAATGCTGATTTTAATCGACGATGGGAGGATGGGCCCTTAGAGGTGGATGCAGTTCCTCCTGGCCCCTTGGGAGTTAGGATCAATGGAGTCTTGGAGTGGTGCAATGGTTGGTATCGAACAAGGTTAGAGGGACTGGCCAAGACAACAGCAGGGTTTCGAAATCCGGTAATAATTAATGGTTCTATTAAACGCGAGCTGCGTGGTTTTACCTGGGACTTCAAACGTGCCGAGAACGCGCTGGCGGCCCGTCGGGACAGTCGCTCGCCTAATCTTGGCGCAAGAGATACCGGTTTTCGTGTTGTTGTAGCACCTCGGGACTAA
- a CDS encoding transglycosylase domain-containing protein, producing the protein MLTTHRFLFLILIFLFTTSYFLEKIRHSPNPRQNIYILDTENQTLAQQSSERFGYRQWKPLEQIHPQLVQALLNQEDHRFYGHLGIDPFAIGRALWVNLKSLRLVQGASTLTQQYSKMLLENYLGHRVSRNLFWKMMESFLAFDCELHYTKQEILERYLNNAYLGHRLYGVEAASKAYFGKPNLLLNDEEIKTLARHFKRPEAVQEIKEKPSLNNASPHLLAWLKNKAQIQAAQPDADLVFQSTLNKDLQKKASEIVQEGVQELQKSDPQIQAALVVIDVQSSSLQALVGSANFFESREGAQVNHALALRQPGSTLKPFTYFLAFEHGRFPSDLVVDAPYHFYQLEDVAYSPRNFDRRYHGVLTLREALANSFNIPAVLTLEEMGTSYYLDLLHEFGFRSLDESPAHYGLALTLGSGSVTLLELSNAYAALARGGEFRELIIDARSSTLSFQRGRDDKGDYESGPKKQAAFLVTSILSDSEARRLAFGDADLMNIEEKKVAIKTGTSHDSRDAWAMGYSPRYVVGVWVGHTDNSPMPGFTGAQAAVPLWHQIMQFLEEGKEAQYFNRPANLVQKAICEDEVCQKVGLEWLPQNQENLSAKAPHESLRFIRPTDGAHYLFDLHKKKEDQKILCELKIPEAIQKKYKGTETKITWMLDGEFLRQSKMSENKFFLSLNPGTHELKAFVGEEKARRVRMKVSEIER; encoded by the coding sequence ATGCTCACTACCCACCGCTTTCTTTTTTTAATATTAATTTTCCTGTTTACCACATCTTACTTCCTCGAAAAAATTCGCCACTCTCCCAACCCTCGCCAAAATATTTATATCCTCGATACAGAAAATCAAACTCTGGCCCAACAAAGTAGCGAGCGCTTTGGTTACAGGCAGTGGAAACCCTTGGAGCAAATTCATCCCCAGCTTGTTCAGGCCTTGTTGAATCAGGAAGACCATCGCTTTTATGGGCATCTTGGAATTGATCCTTTTGCCATCGGTCGTGCGCTGTGGGTAAATTTAAAATCGCTGCGTCTGGTGCAAGGGGCTTCTACGCTGACTCAGCAATATTCCAAAATGTTACTCGAAAACTATTTGGGCCATCGGGTTTCCAGAAATCTGTTTTGGAAAATGATGGAAAGTTTTTTGGCCTTCGATTGCGAGTTGCATTATACGAAACAGGAAATTTTAGAACGCTATCTCAATAATGCCTATCTGGGACATCGGCTTTATGGCGTGGAAGCCGCGTCAAAGGCCTATTTCGGAAAACCTAATCTGTTGCTGAATGACGAAGAAATAAAAACTTTAGCGCGTCATTTTAAGCGGCCCGAGGCAGTGCAGGAAATCAAAGAAAAACCAAGCCTCAATAATGCCTCTCCCCATTTGCTGGCCTGGCTTAAAAATAAGGCCCAAATTCAAGCCGCTCAGCCCGATGCCGATCTTGTGTTTCAATCCACCCTCAATAAAGACCTGCAAAAAAAAGCCTCTGAAATTGTGCAAGAAGGCGTGCAGGAACTGCAGAAGAGCGACCCTCAAATTCAGGCAGCCCTGGTGGTGATTGATGTGCAAAGCTCTTCGCTTCAGGCGCTGGTAGGTTCTGCAAACTTTTTTGAATCCCGGGAAGGCGCGCAGGTCAACCATGCCCTCGCTTTGCGCCAGCCCGGTTCCACCCTCAAACCTTTTACTTACTTTCTAGCCTTTGAACATGGGCGTTTCCCTTCTGATTTGGTGGTTGATGCGCCTTATCATTTTTATCAATTGGAAGATGTGGCCTATAGCCCCCGTAATTTTGATAGGCGTTATCACGGGGTACTTACCTTACGCGAAGCCCTGGCGAATTCTTTCAACATCCCTGCCGTACTTACCCTCGAAGAAATGGGTACTTCCTATTATCTGGATTTACTGCATGAGTTTGGTTTTAGATCTCTCGATGAATCTCCCGCCCACTATGGCTTGGCGCTCACCTTGGGTTCGGGCTCAGTCACTTTATTGGAGTTGAGCAATGCCTACGCCGCTTTGGCCCGAGGCGGGGAATTTCGTGAATTGATTATAGATGCAAGATCCTCGACCTTGTCATTCCAGCGAGGGCGGGATGACAAAGGTGATTACGAAAGCGGCCCCAAAAAACAGGCGGCCTTTTTAGTGACCAGTATTCTGAGTGATTCTGAAGCGCGCCGCCTGGCCTTTGGAGATGCGGACTTGATGAATATTGAAGAGAAAAAAGTAGCCATTAAAACTGGCACTTCGCATGATTCCAGGGATGCCTGGGCTATGGGTTATAGCCCTCGTTATGTGGTAGGTGTTTGGGTGGGGCATACCGATAATAGCCCCATGCCGGGTTTTACCGGAGCCCAGGCGGCGGTTCCTTTATGGCATCAAATCATGCAATTTCTGGAAGAAGGAAAAGAAGCTCAATATTTTAATCGCCCTGCAAACCTGGTCCAAAAGGCAATTTGCGAAGATGAAGTGTGTCAAAAAGTGGGTTTGGAATGGCTGCCTCAAAACCAGGAAAACCTGTCTGCAAAAGCCCCGCACGAAAGTTTACGCTTTATTCGTCCCACCGATGGGGCACATTATTTGTTTGATCTCCACAAGAAAAAAGAAGATCAAAAAATTTTATGCGAATTGAAAATCCCCGAGGCCATACAGAAAAAATATAAGGGGACAGAAACCAAAATCACCTGGATGCTGGATGGTGAGTTCTTGAGGCAGAGCAAAATGAGTGAGAACAAGTTTTTTTTGAGTCTAAATCCGGGAACTCATGAGCTGAAGGCCTTTGTGGGAGAGGAAAAGGCGAGGCGAGTGAGGATGAAGGTGAGTGAGATTGAGAGGTAA
- the ffh gene encoding signal recognition particle protein, with protein sequence MFDQLSQKFTKVLDKMRGLSRIDEKNTDDALREVRLSLLEADVHFKVVKEFTDAVKVRALGQEVMKSLTPGQMLVKIVHEELIKVLGETQEINLAFKPPVVILLAGLQGAGKTTSAAKLALYLRDKKKRTPYLVPADVNRPAAIEQLKTLADKLNIAVYPTKTSDDPVKIARIARDYAADFGYDTVIIDTAGRLHIDDILMKELNKICSKVEVQQKILVVDSMTGQEAVKVAQNFNATIPLDGVILTKTDGDARGGAALSLRHVLGKPIFFLGVGEKPTEFEQFHPDRMASRILGMGDVLSLIEQAQQNIDLDLAKEMTDRVLKKGFTLLDFQSQLGQMKKMGSLEKMAGMIPGVSKMKADINFGDLETDLKKKAAILNSMTRKEKLNPKILNGNRRLRIAKGSGTQVAEVNRLLKEFEQMKGMMDKFGNMSFKGMKQLAGRFGF encoded by the coding sequence ATGTTTGATCAACTCAGCCAAAAATTTACAAAAGTTTTAGATAAAATGCGGGGTCTATCCCGCATCGATGAAAAAAATACGGATGATGCCCTTCGCGAAGTGCGGCTTTCACTGCTTGAAGCCGATGTACATTTCAAGGTGGTGAAAGAATTTACCGATGCCGTAAAAGTGCGGGCCTTGGGGCAAGAGGTGATGAAATCTCTCACACCGGGCCAGATGTTGGTCAAAATAGTTCACGAAGAACTCATCAAAGTTTTAGGTGAAACCCAGGAAATCAATCTTGCTTTCAAACCCCCGGTTGTTATTTTGCTAGCGGGTTTGCAAGGGGCAGGGAAGACCACTAGCGCCGCCAAGCTGGCCTTGTATCTGCGCGATAAAAAAAAGCGTACGCCTTATCTGGTGCCTGCCGACGTGAATCGTCCGGCAGCTATCGAACAACTTAAAACTTTGGCTGATAAACTCAACATTGCTGTTTACCCCACCAAAACCAGCGACGATCCGGTGAAGATTGCCCGCATTGCTCGTGATTATGCCGCCGATTTTGGCTACGATACCGTGATTATCGATACCGCAGGACGTTTGCATATCGATGACATCCTGATGAAAGAGCTGAATAAAATTTGTAGCAAGGTTGAAGTTCAACAAAAAATTCTGGTGGTCGATTCGATGACCGGGCAAGAAGCGGTGAAGGTGGCGCAAAATTTTAATGCCACCATTCCTCTCGATGGAGTGATTCTCACAAAGACCGACGGCGATGCCCGCGGTGGCGCGGCCTTGTCGCTGCGTCATGTGCTGGGCAAACCGATTTTCTTTTTAGGCGTAGGCGAGAAGCCGACTGAGTTTGAGCAATTTCATCCCGACCGCATGGCTTCGCGCATCCTGGGAATGGGCGATGTGCTTTCGCTCATTGAACAGGCTCAGCAAAATATCGATTTGGATCTAGCCAAAGAAATGACGGATCGGGTGCTTAAAAAGGGATTCACCCTCCTCGATTTTCAATCGCAGCTGGGCCAGATGAAAAAAATGGGTTCCTTGGAAAAAATGGCGGGGATGATTCCTGGCGTTTCCAAAATGAAGGCAGATATCAATTTTGGCGATTTAGAAACCGATCTCAAAAAGAAGGCGGCGATTTTAAATTCGATGACGCGCAAAGAAAAATTGAATCCTAAAATTTTAAATGGAAACCGGCGATTGAGAATAGCGAAAGGTAGCGGCACCCAAGTGGCTGAGGTAAATCGTCTGTTGAAGGAATTTGAACAGATGAAGGGGATGATGGATAAGTTTGGCAATATGAGTTTTAAGGGGATGAAGCAGTTGGCGGGGAGGTTTGGGTTTTAA
- the purU gene encoding formyltetrahydrofolate deformylase, with product MNKKAVLLLVCRDEPGIVSRVSNFIFQNGGNILDSDQHCDLETQTFFLRIEWSLENFKLSREAAQRQIEALTQSFRISTQLKYNDSLARLALFVSKYPHCLYDLLVRHQLGELEVEIPLIISNHSELKSVAQHFKIPFHVLSVNAQNKTQAEAAQIKLLQDHQIDFIVLARYMQVLSADFISKYSHRIINIHHSFLPAFVGAKPYHQAYARGVKVIGATSHYVTEEVDQGPIIAQQVAEVSHRDRVEDLVRKGRDLERSALAHAVRMHVQHRVLAYKNKTIVFE from the coding sequence ATGAATAAAAAAGCCGTACTCCTCCTTGTCTGCCGCGATGAACCGGGTATTGTCTCCAGGGTTTCCAATTTCATTTTTCAAAATGGCGGAAATATTTTGGATTCGGATCAGCATTGTGATTTGGAGACTCAAACTTTTTTTCTGCGCATTGAATGGAGTTTGGAGAATTTCAAACTGTCACGCGAAGCGGCTCAAAGGCAGATCGAGGCTCTTACCCAGTCCTTTCGCATTAGCACCCAATTAAAATATAACGATTCTCTTGCTCGCCTGGCGCTTTTCGTTTCGAAATATCCCCATTGCCTCTACGACTTGCTGGTCCGTCATCAGCTGGGGGAGCTTGAAGTGGAAATTCCTCTCATTATCAGTAATCACTCCGAGTTAAAATCGGTGGCGCAGCATTTTAAGATTCCTTTTCATGTCCTTTCGGTAAATGCCCAAAATAAAACCCAAGCGGAGGCGGCACAAATAAAATTACTGCAAGATCATCAGATCGATTTCATCGTCCTTGCCCGTTACATGCAGGTGCTATCTGCAGACTTCATTTCAAAATATTCTCATCGCATTATTAATATTCATCATTCCTTTTTGCCGGCCTTTGTGGGTGCAAAACCTTATCATCAGGCCTATGCCCGGGGAGTGAAGGTGATTGGTGCCACCAGCCACTATGTGACCGAGGAAGTAGACCAGGGGCCTATCATCGCCCAACAAGTGGCAGAAGTGTCCCACCGCGATCGCGTGGAAGATCTGGTTCGAAAAGGGCGTGACTTGGAACGCTCGGCCCTGGCGCATGCCGTGCGTATGCATGTACAGCATCGGGTACTGGCTTATAAAAATAAAACCATTGTGTTTGAATAA
- a CDS encoding ABC transporter permease has translation MLKICYRNYKVWSRYIGSSLVANLGEPLLYLLAMGFGVGHYVQQIDGRPYPQFIAPALVVVAIMNAATFETTFSSYTRLAVQKTFDAMAVTPLSVRDIVFGEILWAAIKGMFSAVIIMAVLASFGLIRSPWALMALPLGFVEGLLFAAIGLLVSAYANGYEVFNYYFTLFVSPMFLFSGTFFPLNHMPNLVQKLAWIFPLTYASQGAREVFFAMPGKVYFKSFFCLLLMMIPLTYWVLKKMERKLIV, from the coding sequence ATGCTCAAAATCTGTTACCGAAATTACAAAGTCTGGTCTCGCTACATCGGTTCCTCTCTGGTCGCTAATCTTGGCGAACCCTTGCTGTATCTGCTCGCGATGGGTTTTGGAGTCGGGCATTATGTGCAACAAATCGACGGAAGGCCTTATCCGCAGTTTATTGCTCCGGCCCTGGTGGTGGTGGCCATCATGAATGCGGCCACCTTTGAAACCACTTTTTCTTCCTACACGCGCCTGGCCGTGCAAAAAACCTTTGATGCCATGGCGGTCACACCTCTTTCGGTTCGCGATATTGTCTTTGGGGAAATTTTATGGGCGGCCATCAAGGGGATGTTTTCGGCAGTTATCATTATGGCAGTGCTTGCCAGCTTTGGCTTAATCAGAAGCCCTTGGGCCCTGATGGCGCTGCCCTTGGGCTTTGTCGAAGGCCTACTCTTTGCGGCGATTGGCTTACTGGTTTCGGCCTATGCCAATGGTTACGAGGTGTTTAACTACTATTTTACGCTCTTTGTCTCACCGATGTTTTTATTCTCGGGTACTTTTTTTCCGCTCAATCACATGCCCAATCTGGTGCAAAAGTTGGCCTGGATTTTTCCCCTCACTTATGCCTCTCAGGGGGCGAGGGAGGTGTTTTTTGCTATGCCGGGCAAGGTTTATTTTAAGTCATTTTTTTGCCTGTTGCTGATGATGATTCCTCTCACCTATTGGGTTTTGAAGAAGATGGAGAGGAAGTTGATTGTTTGA
- a CDS encoding ATP-binding cassette domain-containing protein has protein sequence MSIIIQAQNLTKRYAGFLAVDHINFEIQEGQCFGFLGPNGAGKSSTLKMIYCFSSVTDGDLWVLGKNVTREASAIKREMGVVPQEDNLDPDLSVFDNLLIYANYFDIPHAEAKKRAEELLDFLQLSEKKKEHIKKLSGGMKRRLVIARALINKPKILILDEPTTGLDPQARHLIWNKLRSLKKLGVTLVLTTHYMEEAAQLCDTLVMMDKGKILTQGLPSVLVKEWVGNEVYEIRAPKPLLESLSARFVQEAFECERGEEVLYVFVREGQKINEELHQLFAHHPYLHRMANLEDVFLRVAGRDLKEF, from the coding sequence ATGAGTATCATCATCCAGGCCCAAAACCTGACCAAGCGCTATGCCGGTTTCCTGGCAGTTGACCATATCAATTTTGAAATTCAAGAAGGCCAATGCTTTGGTTTTCTGGGGCCTAACGGGGCGGGAAAGAGTTCTACCCTCAAGATGATCTACTGTTTTTCATCCGTCACGGACGGGGATTTGTGGGTGCTGGGAAAGAACGTCACTCGAGAGGCCTCGGCGATCAAGCGAGAGATGGGCGTGGTGCCGCAGGAAGACAATCTGGACCCCGATCTTTCGGTGTTCGACAACCTGCTCATCTATGCCAATTATTTTGATATTCCACACGCTGAAGCGAAAAAACGTGCGGAGGAGCTGCTCGATTTTCTGCAACTCTCCGAAAAAAAGAAGGAGCATATCAAAAAACTTTCCGGCGGAATGAAGCGTCGTTTGGTGATTGCCCGGGCGCTCATCAATAAACCCAAAATTTTAATCCTTGATGAACCGACGACGGGCCTTGACCCCCAAGCGCGCCATCTCATCTGGAACAAATTGCGCAGCCTCAAAAAACTGGGAGTCACCCTGGTGCTGACGACGCATTATATGGAAGAGGCCGCTCAACTTTGCGATACCCTGGTGATGATGGATAAAGGAAAGATTCTGACTCAAGGTCTGCCTTCTGTATTGGTGAAGGAATGGGTAGGAAACGAAGTGTACGAAATCAGGGCCCCCAAACCGCTTTTAGAATCTCTCAGCGCGCGCTTTGTTCAAGAGGCCTTTGAATGTGAAAGGGGAGAAGAGGTCCTTTATGTGTTTGTGAGAGAAGGGCAGAAAATCAACGAAGAATTGCATCAATTGTTTGCCCATCATCCCTATCTGCATCGCATGGCCAATTTAGAAGATGTTTTTTTGAGGGTGGCAGGAAGGGATTTGAAGGAATTTTAA
- the nusB gene encoding transcription antitermination factor NusB, which yields MGNRRKAREAALQLLYPIDLGKFSPQELFPLFWKNQAEEEGTRDFTEHLVLGVTHNLKEIDELLEKHSTHWKLSRMSIVDRNILRMAVYEILYCEDIPKSVTLNEAIDIGKKFGTEDSGAFINGVLDNLAKGVKN from the coding sequence ATGGGGAATAGAAGAAAGGCTCGCGAGGCCGCCTTACAACTTTTATATCCGATTGATTTGGGAAAATTTTCTCCCCAGGAGCTTTTTCCTTTGTTCTGGAAAAACCAAGCTGAGGAGGAAGGAACCCGGGATTTTACGGAACACCTAGTCTTGGGTGTCACCCACAATTTAAAAGAGATAGACGAGTTACTCGAAAAACATTCTACTCACTGGAAGCTTTCACGCATGTCTATTGTCGACAGAAATATTTTACGTATGGCCGTGTACGAAATTTTATACTGTGAAGATATTCCAAAAAGTGTCACCTTGAATGAAGCAATTGATATCGGAAAAAAATTTGGTACAGAAGATTCGGGGGCCTTTATCAACGGCGTACTGGATAACCTGGCAAAAGGAGTAAAAAATTGA